The nucleotide sequence CTTCTTCCAATTGGCCGCCGCATAGCCGGGCACCGGTTCCATGTCGATATCGTCGGCGAGCAGGTAATCGCAGCCATGGGTTTCATCCATGGCGGTCTCGAGAAAGAAGGCGGCGAGGAAGCGCTTGCCGATCAGCCGCCCCTGCATGTCGGGAAAGGCCACGAGCACGGTATCGATCCGGCCGGCCGCAACATCTTTCCGAAGCTCTTCAAGCGCATACACCAATCGGGTCTCCTCCCCCTTGTGTCCGTCGCCCGCGCAGGTCTAGGGCCGCTTGCCTCCGCGTTTGCGGCGGGCCGCCTCCAGACATTCCGCGAGCAGTTCCGCCCAATAGGTCACGCCCTCACGTGACAGGATTTCATCATTGCGCAGCTCGATCATCGTCGCCTCGAGCCCGCGCCCGTCGCCGTGTTTCTCCAGCGTCAGGGTGACGCCGTTGAGCGCGGCATAGGGCTGGTTCCAGCCGATATTGAGATCGGGCTCGGCGGCCGCTAGTGCGTCCCGCAGGGCCTCGGTGAAGCCTGTGTCCCGTCCATGCAGCAGGCCGATCGGCCAAGGCCGGGCAATGCCAAGATAGACCGGGGTGAAGGAATGCATGCAGACCAGTACGGTTTCCATGCCGGCATGCCGTCGCATCTCCAGCAGCCGTTCAATGGCCGTGTGATAGGGCTGATGGAAATGGGCGATGCGGTATTCCCGCTCCTCGGGCGAGAGATTTTCATTGCCCGGAATGCGCGTCGCCTCCGACAGGGTCCAGATCAGGTCCGGTGCATCGAGGTCCCGATTGGGGTCGATGATCAGGCGCGAGATGCCGGACCACACAAGGGGCGCATCGAGCGCATCGGACAGTCCTCGGCTCACCGCCAGCGCACCCGGGTCCCAGGCGATATGGCTGACGCGCTGGACCGGCGTCAGCCCGAGGTCACCATAGGCCTCCGGAATGAAATTGGAGGCGTGGTCGCAGACGATGACAAAGGGCGATGCCCCACGTGCATTGGTCAC is from Devosia sp. SD17-2 and encodes:
- a CDS encoding N-formylglutamate amidohydrolase, producing the protein MIASNEKAVTVTNARGASPFVIVCDHASNFIPEAYGDLGLTPVQRVSHIAWDPGALAVSRGLSDALDAPLVWSGISRLIIDPNRDLDAPDLIWTLSEATRIPGNENLSPEEREYRIAHFHQPYHTAIERLLEMRRHAGMETVLVCMHSFTPVYLGIARPWPIGLLHGRDTGFTEALRDALAAAEPDLNIGWNQPYAALNGVTLTLEKHGDGRGLEATMIELRNDEILSREGVTYWAELLAECLEAARRKRGGKRP